ACAAACCTGTCCCCACAGCCTCCGCCACGCCCGCGCTCGTCATCGCGCCCTTGAACGCCAACCCGAGCCCGCACACGCTGGTCACAGACCGGGCGTTCATCGTCTGGTCGCCGAAGAACGATGGATGAACTAGTATCTCATCAACTTATTGTTGGAAATATTGGCAAATTTAATATATATTCCACGATAGATGAACTAGTATATCATCAACTTGTTGCAAATTATCTATACTAATTATGAGATCAAATATTTGACTAGCGCATATTCTAAGACGACATAAATTATGACATGACTGAAGTAAGTAATTAAGTTAGACCACTAAAGATTTATTTTCGTCTTGCACCAGTTGACCCATTGGCACTTGATAAGGTTATTAATCGAGCGCAACGGGTTATACTTCAACTCTGGTTGGCTCTTCGCCTGTACACCGCATCGTCAACCCCCATTTATCAGCCAACCCCTGCTCAATCAGAATATTGCAGTTGACAATGCTGGACATTATTTATGCATCATAGTTGTGGCTTCCTTAGCTAATAAAGTTATTCAGTACATGCGGAGACCCTGAACCtagaaggaaaaacaaaagttgTGATATTGCATTTCCCTATGCGTCCTAACCCTACAATGCCAGTTCGACCTTGGTGGCTGGGATTCAGTAGAGGCACCAAAGGAAATTCTAAAATAAGATAGCAAATGCATACGCCTACTCGAGGAGTTTTATTAGTATATATCTTCCACTTGTCTCCACTGATGGACAAGGGTGAGTATTTATAGATAGAAGTAGTATATAACAAGGAGTACTGTATGAGTAAAATTTAAGAGGGTTGATATAGTACACGTTGTCTCTGTAATTAAGATGGATGATATGGTCTCTTTTGAGCCAAGTTACGAATGACTTCCATCCACACGGTCCTCAAATTTACTAGTGTCAGGTAGGCAGATCCCCATAAAAAGGAATTTTGCTGCCTCCTTCGACCTATACGTTCTGCATGTATGCATTCTTTAAAACTAGTTTCAATCTTGTGTGTTCTCATCTAGCTGTTCAATCCATAGGGAAAAAACTGCAAAGGCAAGTTGCGCCACCTCCTTGATTGGTCTATGGCgtatcttaatttgatggttaAAACTGATGTTAGATTTAGTAAACCTGTGAAGCTCCGGTAGAAGATATCTTTTCTCGTCGAGATAACTACTGCATACCTGAACTTGTTTGTGCTTATGTTATGGCAGAAGACTTTTTGTGGAGTGACCGCCGTACCATATCTCCTGTCAGACATTTTGTTTTACCTGAACAATAGAAACCGTGAAGCCTTTGTTTTACCTTAAGCGCGAagctttttttggtttttgtagGTTTGCAAATCGTCATATTAATTAATGGAGTTTAGTATCTTTGGATAGTTGCATTCTTTCCTACGGCGTAAAGGAAAAACTTTTGTCAAGTCATCTACCAGACAAAATTCTGTTTCAATGTCTCATAATAATTTTACATAAGACAACTGCGCTGCACTGAATCAAGTCCTTGCAAACGCAACTACCACAAAACCAAGAAGGCAAGGACAAAACCAAGGAATCAAGTCCTTGCAAACGCAAACGCAACTACCACAAAACCAAGTACTTGAATAAAAACACATTACATATAGAACCCATTTTTAGAATTACTTTTCATTTCTGTTGTTTTTACCTCAACTCATTCAAAGCCTCCTAGGCCCTCACAAATATTTATGGCCCTTGTCAGCTAAGGCTAGAGTGAACTTTACAATTACTTGGTTCTACAACATCTATATGCCTGATAACGTGGACATACTCATAATTGGGGAATTCAAGTACTAGCAAATAAAGATATTCTGAGAAAAAAGCAGTGCTATAAATAATCTCTGCTTACATAAGTAAATTTGAGTACAGTGAAACTAGAACTGAAGGGGAGAAGGtacactaggagttatatgcAAGAGGCTCCTCTTCTAAAAAACCTATAGATTGCTCTTCATCCTATCCTATCCTTGACTTTACCCTATCCTATCCTAATCCTACCCCAGCACTTCAACAATCCTCTCCAAAATGATCAAATGGATAGGGCCTGTGAAGTGAAGAGCCAAAACATGCCGCCTGATCGACCATGAgcgaaaataaaaaatgccgCGCGCTTAACTCACAAACAACCGCAGACTATCTTGACAAACCTGTCGAAGTTCTCCCTGCATCCGCCGCCGGGTCTGAATGCCGCGCCCACCATGGCCTGCAGCTCCTTAGCTCTGGCCCTCATCcgctccccttcctccccgcGCAGCAGCGACCCCACAGCCTCCGCCACGCCGGCGCTCGTCATCGGGCCCTCGAACGCCGACCCGAACCCGCACACGCGGGCCACGGACCGCGCGTTCATCGTCTGGTCGCCGAAGAAGGGCCGGCACGCCATGGGCACCCCGTTGGACAAGCCCTCCAGCACCGACGCCCACCCGGCGTGCGTCACGAACGCGCCCGTGGACGCGTGCCGCAGCACGCCGACCTGCGGCGCCCACGGCACCACCAGCCCGGCGGGGAGCCGGAGGAACCccggcgggagcagcggccACGCGTCCTCCCGCAGCGACCACAGGAAGGGCGCGCCGCTGGCTTCCAGCCCCGCCGCGAGCTCTCGCAGCTCGTCTTGGCGCGGGGAGGCCACCGTGCCGAAGCTGACGTAGGCCACGGACCGGGGCGGGTGGCGGTCCAGCCAGGCCAGGCACCCGTGCGGGTCGGAtgcttcttctgctgctggtgcttCGTCTGgtgagtcggcggcggcggcggcggcggctgggaggAGGTGGTAGGGCCCGAGGGGTAGGCAGTTGGGGAGCTCGGcggagagggcggcggcgaggtcgggaGGGTCGAGGCCCGGGAAGGTGTTGAGGGCCACGGCGGTGGCGGATTGGGGAAGCCGCTTCGCCATGCGGTAGAGGAGGCGATTGATGACGTGGTTGAagtcgccggagacgacgccGTCGGAGAGGTCCCGCACCCGGTAGCCCCCGAGGCCTGGGTGCGCGGTCAGAAGCTCGTCCCCTCGGCTCGCGGCTACAGAGGCATCCAGATTAGTTAACGACTCAACGCAATCTCTAGTCAACGAATAATTAAACAAAGAGGATGATATCGATCCATTCTCTGATAATCAATTTCTGTCGAGGATCCCAACGAGCAGGTAAACGCACCGTGGTCGCCGACGTCCTGGCGGAGCGCGTCGGTGCGGAGGTGCGCGAGGAGGGCGCAGGGCGCGGCCGTCCAGACCGGCACCCAGGGcgccccggcggcggaggcggcatcCGCTGCCACCCACACGAACGCGTCCCCGACCACGCAGCtcaccgccgcgccgcccgcggaGGCGCGGGCCGCCTCCAGCCCATCCCTGATCCCGCcggcctcggccgccgccaggaagAGCTCcatccggcgcggcggcggcagcacggCGCCTCCCGATGACACCCCATCTGCGATCTCCACGAAGCGCAGGTTCCCTGGGAGGCGCGCGCCCTTCTGGAGCTGCGCGATGGATTCCGCGGTGGTGAGGAACGAGAGGGTCGTCCCGGcaggcgccgcggcggcgagggcgcgcGCGAAGGAGAGGAGCACGGCTGCGTGGGAGCTGAAGGGGAAGGCCACCACCGCGACGTGCGGCGGCACCGCCATTGCTGTCCTGGTAGCGCGACGGCCGACGGGTTTGTTTTGCCTCGTGCTGTCGGGTTTCGGCGCGCGTGCGGAATGGTTTTGTGGTTacagggacggcggcggcggcggcgcgcgtgaTGATAGATCAGATCGATATCGTGGGTGCAGTTATTGGGCCGGTCCGTGGGCCGTGGCGCGTGGACTAGATAGCGAGGGTGGAAATATGACGCAAAGGCCAAATACTATGTCAAGGAAACAAAATTTGGATGGTGGAAATATAATGCACCGGTTAATACCTCCGTGAGTTCCCAAATCTGATTTGAGGAAATTACATTGCGGGTACATGAACTTGGCAGCGATGTTCaatttcatccattaacttaAAAACTCCTCAAATGACTTACTAAACTTGACAGCTTCgctcattttagtccaaatggtTAGATCCGGGCGAAATTCGATCATGAAGCATGTGACGTAGATATGGCCATTCGAGTAGCCGCCGACGAACCCATCGATGGAGCCATTCGCGTGGACGCCGAGTATTCCGGCCCGAAGTGGGTTCACCGGCAAGGGCAGTGTCTTCCCATTCTGGAGATTCGAGGGGATTAAACAGAAAAGGTCTATAACTAGAAAATTATGAAAAGCTCCCTCACACGTCGGCCAGGTCCACGACACATGCCAACGTGGCCGATTTTCACCTGATTTTGGCCATCTGGACTAAAATGAACAAAGCTGCCAAATTTAGTGAGTCATTTGAACAGttttcaagttaatggatgaaactgaacatcgttgccaagttcatggaccTGCAGTGTAATTTCCTCATCTGATTTGCACCTTTTTATTCTCTTGATTTCAACCATATAGCTCTTCAAACGTACGAAAATAAATGGATGTCAGACATGGTATACTCGATAATAAAATGACACCATCAACGTCACCTGAACCAGCTCTGCCAAAACCTACTTAAAGTACCTTCGCAACCTGTAAGTGATCCTTTGAGCATTCATCGACTCTTTCCTATCTTCGCACCTGTAAAACCATAAGCAGCACAGCCTACACCACCAAGTTATATCACTCCATTTCGTTAGCTCTCATGCACTAATTCCTAAGTCTTTTAACAAGTAATTTTGATGCTCGGATCATTCTAATCATGTTTAGTTGTTTCCTGACACTACTACCCTTGTAATTTCTTCTCCACCCACCAGGGAAAGAATAGTAATACCTAGCACTGGAGGGCTGAAATAGTGTATAAATTCATAATCAGAGTACAGAAATTGGAAGACATAAATATTGCACTATTCGGCTTCCAAATTCAATGCAGTGACAGTTCCCTGTGACTAATTTAATTAAAGATCACAACTGATCACCTGACAGTTCTCTACATCAAGTGTCAAGAAGTCAATCCAGAAGGTATTGCAATTAGCTAGACACCATTCATTAGACGTATAATAGCACTGCAATTTGGAATCTTCTTGGCGCTTAAAGAGATAGGACAGGGGAAAGGGAGGAGGATGTAGCAAGAAACTCACCTACAGGCGACTGCGGCTTCTGCTTGCGCAAACGTGACGGCGACTCAATGGTGCACCCGCGCGGCTGGGCACATCACGAGTCTTGGCGGTGGGCGCCGCGCCGTGGCTGGGCACATCACGAGTCTTGGCGGTGGACGCCGCGCCGTGGCTGGGCACCTCGCGAGTCTTGGCGGTGGCGGGGCGGAGCGACGGTGCACCGGCGACCGGATAATGTGGTGGAGTAGCTGGTCtggtcggcggcgggaggaaTATAAGCGTTGCGGCGTAGGTCCCGATGGGATGGGCG
This is a stretch of genomic DNA from Brachypodium distachyon strain Bd21 chromosome 1, Brachypodium_distachyon_v3.0, whole genome shotgun sequence. It encodes these proteins:
- the LOC100841090 gene encoding anthocyanidin 3-O-glucosyltransferase, producing MAVPPHVAVVAFPFSSHAAVLLSFARALAAAAPAGTTLSFLTTAESIAQLQKGARLPGNLRFVEIADGVSSGGAVLPPPRRMELFLAAAEAGGIRDGLEAARASAGGAAVSCVVGDAFVWVAADAASAAGAPWVPVWTAAPCALLAHLRTDALRQDVGDHAASRGDELLTAHPGLGGYRVRDLSDGVVSGDFNHVINRLLYRMAKRLPQSATAVALNTFPGLDPPDLAAALSAELPNCLPLGPYHLLPAAAAAAADSPDEAPAAEEASDPHGCLAWLDRHPPRSVAYVSFGTVASPRQDELRELAAGLEASGAPFLWSLREDAWPLLPPGFLRLPAGLVVPWAPQVGVLRHASTGAFVTHAGWASVLEGLSNGVPMACRPFFGDQTMNARSVARVCGFGSAFEGPMTSAGVAEAVGSLLRGEEGERMRARAKELQAMVGAAFRPGGGCRENFDRFVKIVCGCL